The window ctcgttaatatcttctgctgctggggcaacattggacccatcacatgcctgccttcttttttttttttttttttaaattgcgtggttgtctgcttccttttcatttttgtaagttagtaacactgcagagtgCGCTAAAAACAAGATTGATAGCGActactgtcgtcagggacgctgggacatcacatttcaagatatgaggggggtacaagtgttgggaaagataatacctactgaaatccatcatgttgttctgatatgcatttgtagttattttatatgtattaagtaatagaataaatcgatacaaatagacacagagtaattccataaatgtatttaaaaaaaaaaaaaaacatttacattttcctctgaagccgaggtgtgcggctgcccctgatctaaatgacaatacaatttcattcaataccattccaccactgttttcatctgtaatattataagacagtgtgcttaaatgttaaatgaatactgcattcaaacttacacattgactgcagcaactttctcccacgccaattgtctctcctttgctgctgcagctgttttttgtttttttgaaatatgctctcacactcgccatacgcacgtattaacacttctaactccagtggcgtgaagtatgtggatcttcagacgcaaactaatgtttcctcaaagggattttgtaaattgaaatgttaaagtttaaaaaaaaataaataaaatatgtggatcttttgttttcgccggttgccatggggaatcgttgtatcagggctctattgatgatggctttttattttcttcatgcacAGGCTTAACTCAAGGTTAACAAACtcagttgattgaactaactcatacctgctgttctggaaccgaaaactctgagtttcccATCTCACGGTAAgtcaactcagagttcaggtttagactcagaatttgttgaacctgcttcctggaatacccctctgcaGAGGGAATGTCAAACACATACAatcacagtgaaacaaacaatcaaacacgatatataaaaaacacacaacacattaAAAAATACGAGTAAAAAGTGGTAGCGATGGTCCGGAAGAGTTacaaacatgtgcaatgatcacagatgaatgttgggagtgtatttttaaaggaggagaaggagatgaATGTGTGAAGTTTAAGTGTTTGTTGCAGATGATTCAAATCACTAGCAGTAGCGAACTGAAATTAATTCTGGCCAAAGGAGGTGCGGGCTTTTGGAATGAGCAGGTTAATGTAACTGCTTGAACGTAGGTTCCGATTACTGATGTTGATATTAAGTAGTGAGCCCAGATATGAAGGGGTGCTTCCAGTGATGGTTTAGTAGAAGTGATACCAGTGGATCAGTCTACAGGAGTGAAGTGAAGGCCAGTTGACAAGTGAGTCGAGGTTACAGTGATGGGTATTAAAAGGAGCACCTGTAACAAAGCGGATGGCAGTGTGGTAGATGACATTAAGTTTATAAGGGTTTTAGAGGCAGACCTATATACTATATCACCCTAATCTAGAATTGGGAGAATTAGCTCAAATTATTTCTTAGTGTGTTATAATTAAGACTCACTATGTCAATATCATGACTTAGAATATCATAATTATGTGAATTGTATTTAGGATTCATCCCCCAAAATTAAATGAATCAAATCAACAGTTTGAGGTTGGATGTTAAGCCTGAAGTATTCATATTTACAACTGAACCGGGCGAGTGCCCAGGGGCACCAGCCAATGAGGGGACACCAAATCAAATgactaactggaccatatatgtcatattttgttattttctctatatatttgttggaagaggagcaaacaggtgcagcagtaaccaatgatataataaaaatacatgaaaataataaaataaaaagaattgcgTTTGAGTGAGAGCCTTAACAACTTAACAACCTTAAATCTAACAGCATACACATTGCTATTTTATTAATGTGCTGTTCTCtaccttcacatcagctcatttagcaggcctgtttgattgtttagtcatgtgctgtaatagttttgcatgtagtcCTCAGACGGGCCAGATATAATGGAAATGATGATAGTTAACATGTGGTGTTACATTGACATGTGAGTTGCATCCTGACTGGAGCATCAGTGTAGTTTGGTGTTTGTAGACTCATGTCTATGTGTGGTTGGTTGTCTCacatttatttgtagtatgAGTGTTATGCAGGTACTTCAGCAATATGTTCATGTAAATCTATGGTCTATATAACCATAGtaattttcccttttttgaCTGTAAAATGTGGGAGGAGTTGGTGTCGGTGTTGCTGACTTTACTGGTTCTTCTTGCATAATTGAAGACAGCAGCTAGCAATGAACAAGTTTGAGCATTTTACCTGTAAAAGTCTGCATAAAAAATAACTTTaacaaaaaagaagatatttattcatatAACATATTGTATATAAGTGTGCTTTTTAATCTTGGACTATAATGTTACTTTTATAATGTCCTGGTtcattttaaaaacactttttcttaAAGGAACTGGAGGTTAAAGAAAGAGCCATTGAGCAGGAGAAAGAGGCGCTGCATAGCCAGATCATTGAAGAAGAGAGGCAAAAACGTTTGCAGCGTCGCGCAACAAAACTCCTTGGATACTTTCCTAAGGTACGAGGTAGTGTTTGTGAAACGGTGAGGCCATGTAGACCTAGAAAATAACACATCCTGGGGGATCCAGTGCTAATTTCTAAGTTCTCACCTAATAGTTAATAGTCCACATGCACATTTGTAATCAGATCTCAGTTATGTGATCTGTAAGGAAACACAAGCTACATCACAGCCAGATCAGCATCGGGCAGGACATCAGTACGTCTACAGATGCTTcagtaaaagaagaaaaaaaagtaatacacCCAGTGAACTGAACTATGGCAATATTTAAACAATAACTTTTTTCCAGATTCACTTGAGACCAGTGgacattttactgtttttttgttgtttttaaaaaataaaaaaaaacaatgtttcaaGTATTTATCAGAGACAACATGACTTCCTGTATTTTAAAGAATCTGACATCTGTTCTACATCACTCAAGTCAGTTTAATTCCAATGTCAGGCCTCAACATAAATGACAGATTTTAACCTGAGGGCATTTGAATGTTGTAAATCCTGATGTCTAGATGCTGCTTTTTACAGGACGTATGGTTTCCAGAAACGGTAAGagtgataaaaacaaaaacatcttccTGAAAAGTCTTCTTCTAGGGACTTGCATCAAGAGAGTTGGTAGTCTTTTGTTGTGACTGCATTTACAGCCAGACTATAAGAATGGGGCTGCGAGTGTCCCAGACAGTATCTACTCATGATCACAATGAATGTTGGCACCAAGCTGAACAGGAGTTTAAATTATTTCCACAGCTTCACATCATTAGACTGAATGGGCTGACTGACCTTTTTGTAATACAATATCATTTCCTTTCAGGGTTTTGGAAAAATATTACTTTTAGTATTAGGATTGTAAAGGTATCATCAGTAGATCACAGAATGAATTAACTATTGTTGCATTTATTTTCAGGGCTTGCTCCAAGAAAAAGACCTGGAACAGTTTGATGAAGATTTccgaaaaaaactttaaaacacTTTCGGCTGATCTGTTCTCTGGGGAAGGTTGGGATGAAGATTATGAAACGTGTCTCCTCCAGTTCTCCACTAGGGTGCAGTGTGTGGTTCTGCTGTATCTGTACTGGTATTTATGTTCCACACAGTTatgtatttctcttttttatcacactttacatttgtttttcattaacccacaagaaaatgtttaaaagagttttattttatatttgttaaAAGTATATTAaaatatgtagaataaaaagatgactaaCTTTGATCACgttttacatatttatttttattcagatattttgAGAGGGTtcaagagtttttttttgtttagtttttttattccaCTACACATGTAATTTTCTTTCAAATGTAAAAGGGAACCATTTaatcaaagaaataaacaaaccaaTGGAGAAATGACGACCATCTCTGTATTCATGACTTCCCCAAGTCAAGAGCGTTGTTGATCTCTTCTTCTGTGAGGAACAGTTGCTTGCCAACTTCGTTGTGCATCTGCAAACATGGAGTTTTGTTAGATGTTTAATTAATAATCAAACATTACACAGATTAACAgtataatataaaaatacttACTGCGGATCTTTTTTGAATGCTGATCAACTTCATCTGTTTCTTGAGACCAACAATGAGTTCTGCTTTCTGCCTCATAAGCAACTTGTTTTCAGCAAGTAGATTTTCTCTGCTCTCGTGTTCCGCCCTTATCTTGTGCTTGTGTGATAGAAATTGAAAGGACAATAAAGGTTAAAGTTTATCAGAAACCCAGCTTTTTTGAGGTGTCAGTTTTTCCACTCAGTTCAAATTCACTTAGAGCCGGTGCAATTTTTGAATTGTGTAAAAGGAGACACACTTTTATCCACCAGGTAACGTATCAAAACTTCCAGTCTGTGCAGGACTTTGTTGGTATATCTTTCAACATATacaacatatacacacacatatacatacacatacttaATGATCTCACCTAAGTTTGCACTTATTTGTGTACATATAAAGTTGCAATGAAGTGTAAAATAATAAGTAATATAATACAATAACTTGCAAATCATTCAACTACTTTTTCTAAACCGGCATGTCTTTCTAAACACGTGTCTTAATAGTATGTTGCTTTTATGTGCATGGTAGATTTCTAATTGAGTCCCCCCTCCCCGCCTTGTTGTAAGGCAAGTGCTAGCCGTTTGATCACCATGCTAAACATTTTCTAAATCTTATGATTTTCTGCCCTGTAGATCATGAAAATCCCAAATTCTTGGATGGGTTGTAAAATATGATGATTAAATAGTTCACGCAACAGAAATTACCAAAAATTATGAATATCCAACAAAAAAAGAGGTTGAAGTAAAAACAGCTTTTGATGGTTTGCGCAGCCATTTCTCAATACATAAAAATCTGAAATGCCTTTGAACACATGCAGTGATCAAACCAAGCGTACATGTTTATCAGCactattattttatttagttagtttattttagtttatcaGTGTCATGTTCTTACCTTGGTCATCCGTTTTGTAGCCTTCAGCTCAGTTTTTAACTTTGCCTTCTCCTCCAGAGCTCTGTTCAAGCGAACCTCCACGGAGGTGTGGGTAGCTGCTGCTTTTTTCTGGGTTCGAGTCAGATTTTCTATTTCCTACACAGAACACAGTGAGGATGCCGTTAAGTCTGAGCAGCTCAAACGCAAGGTGGAGAATGGGCTTGGGTTTTAAACCTTATAAAGAAATTATTAGACTTTCAATCTTTTGTCAGTATTTTTatcttaaacttaaaaaaaaatattctcggATCATGATTCATCTGTCAATGACACAAACCTTGTTTAAAGCAGACACTTGCAGCTGAATACCATCCCATTCTTTGGAAGACTCCTCAACTAATGTTTTGTGCTTCTCAGTCTCTGTTTTTTGGATGCTTGCAGTCTTCTGTAGTTTGGCTCGGTCCTCTTCAAGCTCCTTAATTTTTGCACTAAGCTGAGCATTTTCATCATCCTGCAAGAGCAGAAACATTTGACCAAATATGTAAACTCTCTTCACTGTTTACAGTCATCTATCAGAAGCTATCCAAACACTGTATTTCAGCCACAGATAATTTATATAACCTTGTGTTTATAACCATCTAAAAGTCACCCCTGTAAACATAATGATCCTTTCAACAATAGTAACAGGATTCACTAAAGCATTTACCtgttctaaattaatttatgtCCATCAAGAAATTTTACAGTACCTTCTTATAATATTTACTTGACAACTGATCCACTTCTTCTTGCAAAATTCTTAATTTTGCCTTGAGAACTTGTGTTTGAGCATCCAAGACACCTTACAAGATGAGCACAATAAACATtcagatttacaataacatgaCAAATGGTTTAAACAATAATATGAAACTTTAATCCTTGAAGCTACCACAAACCGCatgaaacaaacacattttctctaAGGTTGATGTATGCTCTTCAAAAGTAACATATACATTACCAGTTTCTGTACTGTCTTCAGCATCATCCAAAAAATCTTCACAAGCACCAGCCTCATTCATCTTCTCCTCTATGTTCTGAACTGCTTTTAGTGAGAAAATATCCATTGCATCCTCTACTTTTGCTTCAGCAGACTCATTTGATTTTCTGAAATCAGGCAAACAATGCAAAAATATTTAtccactttatttttttaagaatgTTAATAAATGTGCATATTTGTAAATAGATAGAAAagtacagagagagagagagatagagagatggACAGATAGAGATATAGTCACAGTCATGGCATTTTAGACCCTATAAAGTTCTGAACCTCAAATATTTTATCACCTGGAATCCAATTCAATATTTGAGAGCAGGCTTGGCAAGGGTTTTGATAGAGCTTCATTCTGCTCGCTCTAAAATAAACACAGAACAagtttcaacttcaaattttaaAGTCACTTTATACCCCAGGTTCACCGCAATATtcttttattcaaatattttcaTAGCTTACCACAAGCTGTTCTGCTTGTCTCACGAGATCTGTTGTCTTGGCCTCCAACTCTGCATTCATGAGTCTAAGGGTGATAAGATGGTAtatatgtaattatttattgatatgttttttttttcctaatttcctGATTTTCCTGAATACCGTCCTATTTTGAAGAATAACAGGAAACAACATTGACACTGAAAAACTGTTACAAATGAATGCCTTCAATACAAATTTCACTGACTTATTCGCTGAAGAATAATTAGTTAATTtgtcaattaattaattaatattcattaaaacatttaacaattaaatgtaaaaatttgTTGGAGGTGGTAATTTCAACAGATCAAAACAAAGCCAATAGAAATCAGACTTGACAGTCTTACTTGTAGCGTTCTTCCTGGGCCAAAAGGTCGTCTGCGTAAGTTGTTGGAGCAGAGACAGGTCTGAGCTGAACCTGCTTTGACTTCTCTGACTTTCCAGTAGTGGAAGGTCGTTTATCCATCTACAAAACAGTACAGGAGAAcagattttattatatttagggAGAAATCATATTAACAGGGTTGTGATTCATTTTTGAacagcaaataaatgcattattttcAGGCCATATTCATTTATCTTTTTGTCTGCATAGCCTACATATTAATGGTAAATACCAAGTTGGTAAgcacctaaagcatatatatgcattttaatatataatcaattaaaaaatatataacatatataatttttattttactttttatattcatattaattttAATCACAATGTGTAGATGTATTTACCTCATCTGAACACGGAAACATTACTGAGCATGTTTGTAAAACTGAGATGGGATGATGATTTACttctacaataataataataatgacagccATTTAAACATTTACAATACAGGTACTTAACAAAAGCTAAACATGTACGTTTTATGATTTATaagaacttttacaccattatAAATCATAAAACGGACAGAATTATTTACCATGCCACGTTTATTTAAAGAGACAAAACAACGCTAGTGCTTGAATCGCCTGGAAAGACTTCAACGTATGGTTAACGCACATGAACAATTACATGTGATGATTTGAGACAAGACAGTAAGAAATAAGCTACAACACACCTTAGAAACGTCGTAGTGGTGCCTTTTATCGGAAAATCTTTTACCGAGGAGCGCCGCAGTTcaggttgcttagcaacaactAGAGGCAACAAGACATTCAAACCGTACGGCAACCCTTGAGTGACAGTTCACTGCAGAGGTTTTATACTAAATTtcctattaaaataaaaattatacttAAACGAATACAtttaggcagcacggtggcttagtggttagcactgttgcctcacagcaagaaggtccccggttcgactcccaggcccggcaggtctttctgtgtggagtttgcatgttctccccgtgcttgcgtgggttttctccgggtactccggcttcctcccacagtccaaaaacatgcatattaggttaatcggtgattctaaattgcccgtaggtgtgagcgtgagtgtgattgtgagcatggtttgtgtgtctatatgtggccctgtgatggactggtgacctgtccagggtgtaacccctgcctctcacctaaaaatgagctgggataggctccagcagacccccgtgaccccgcaagggataaagcgggtaagataatgaatgaatgaatgaacgaatacatttatttctgatgTTAACTTACAAAAAAAAGGTGTGGTTGTTTGTTAATTGTTAATTCATGAAATTATTAACTGGAATCCCATTTACCCAAGAACCAATTACTTGACCCATTGTATGTGCCAATTTATTATATATCACCTTATTAAGTTAGACTTTGTATAGAAAGAGACATTTTATTTCTACAATAAGTCATTCGATTCAGTGTGCTCATTTACTTTTAAAGCATGCAGTGTTTGTGGTTTAGGCTAGCAAGCACACAGAATTAAGGTCATCTAAATTTTTAAACATACACTATAAGTTAATGTAGCATTCCTGCATCTATGTTCAGCTGTGACTGTGTTAAGTAGAGCAAACTTGTGAAtggaacaaaaaacaacaaactccaAACACAGAGATTGGTGGaaatcaaaccaggaacctaCTTGCTTTGAGGTGGGGGGCACTTCAAGTGTGGTCACCCAGGGGCACCACACtgaggccctgtcccaatactccccctacccctacttttcagccctacccctaaattttgcgcgttcccgtgagggtagtggtgtcccaattcctcttttcacctagtggtagtggggaaaacgagtgtagtggctatgaatctagcccttcagagcgagggttttcggatgcaccctagctgaactagggccagaaaaatttcccagaatgcttttcgtcgtcatttgcggactgaatcaaaaaaaaaaaacatggtggacatttcttattttttagtgaataaaatcaatattttgagttagtttctgcataaaaatgcattttgattacatttctagcgagaaatatatattttactttcataatattcactcagtgaatgtacataatcactcgtttgctcgttgttgcaaagatcacgccagaataaaggctgatttatggttccgcgttacaccaacgcagagcctacggcgtaggttatgcaGCGACGCGCGctgtacgccgtaggctctgcgtcgatttaacgcggaaccataaagccGGCAGCTGGCTGTACTCATcttgaaattttcggagcaaatttcttaacaggcgtagctacaactgttagatttcatctattaaaccaacatttattttcctaaaagatttatttcagccagcggtaatactccacagagctgcaggtttcttccCGGGACGAcagcgcaggttgacccggccgtgagctgctgctgctccgagccggcggctcttctccgaaaacatcggatcaaatttcttaacaggcattatttggataaactgagcccaggttggggatcttaacggttactttttcgcctgaaaaaatattaaaacttaataaattggcatattaacagcgctacagctgaaattaaaacagcttttggctctcagcttcctgatatggtgtaacgtatgtgcaaacgtaactacgcagtcgcttacgtacccgaacgtaaaccatgcagtgacgtagcacgcaaaatttaggggtggtgctgaaaagtaggggtagggggagtattgggacagggccctgggaagatttcaagtgccttaaaatctgtggcttcttttttagtggtagtgagggagggctagtggaagaaagtagggggtgtcaTCAAGGACCCCTCCCACATACTTCACTCCGCATTTCAGTGGCTCCCCTCCAGGCGGCGCCTCCGGTGCACCGCctgcagaaccagccctggaaccagcttggtgtaaaaggggaggaggagagCTACTTTTGTCCCCAAAGCTACCCTGCTTTTTAATTCCAGCTGCTAAACACCATCCCCCACatccacagaccccccccccggaCTACTCCATACTCCTGTTACATTGTTTACATCCACTGTCGACACTTTACACTGAcactttatatttttatttataccactacagtcactctattgtaaatttttttgacattcttatatttatatattttttgtacataacGAGACATGTCCCATTtatctgttcattttattctattattctaTTTGATATTCTCAACGTCATTATTAATAGAAAAGACTACAACAGCTGAGTGAATTGAGCATGACGAATAATACAGCATTAGAAATCCAGAAAGAGTAACAAGGGAACATAAAACTGACCCTAatgtgacatattttaaaatactttaacataaagtgcaacagactgaataaaataaataataaacagacataatgaaataaaaggaacttatataaataagtaattaaatTAGTAAAGTAATCAAACTagtaaggaaaaaaagcagcttttataAGGGGGAATTCAGACTGATTTTATTCAATTCAGTAGGGAAAAAAT of the Cololabis saira isolate AMF1-May2022 chromosome 11, fColSai1.1, whole genome shotgun sequence genome contains:
- the LOC133454438 gene encoding testis-expressed protein 9-like — its product is MDKRPSTTGKSEKSKQVQLRPVSAPTTYADDLLAQEERYKLMNAELEAKTTDLVRQAEQLVSEQNEALSKPLPSLLSNIELDSRKSNESAEAKVEDAMDIFSLKAVQNIEEKMNEAGACEDFLDDAEDSTETGVLDAQTQVLKAKLRILQEEVDQLSSKYYKKDDENAQLSAKIKELEEDRAKLQKTASIQKTETEKHKTLVEESSKEWDGIQLQVSALNKEIENLTRTQKKAAATHTSVEVRLNRALEEKAKLKTELKATKRMTKHKIRAEHESRENLLAENKLLMRQKAELIVGLKKQMKLISIQKRSAMHNEVGKQLFLTEEEINNALDLGKS